One region of Juglans regia cultivar Chandler chromosome 4, Walnut 2.0, whole genome shotgun sequence genomic DNA includes:
- the LOC108986904 gene encoding putative F-box/LRR-repeat protein 23: MDSPPPAPPPPPPPPPPHLPTEQYRNWLDLPQEVTESILKRLSVIEILTSAQKVCLLWRNICRGPSMWRTLYMGYVQDTWDMKAYDLKDMCRHAVDLSCGQLVGIKVGSFCTDNLLKYITGSSSELRYLGLLRCWKISDKGFSEAAANIPLLEELELSYCSWTHNFLEAFGRSCPHLKSLKLRSAVYNLGDDPFKGCDLSALAIAENMPGLVGLLLVGNKLTNDGLQAILDGCPDLQSLELWRCRHVSLEGDFGRKCSERIKNLQFHYFSDQEFEKILEDSGYYDYDYDNDYENFGLEYIDD, from the exons ATGGACTCTCCACCTCCAGCGccaccgccaccgccacctccacctccacctcatCTACCCACGGAGCAGTACAGGAATTGGCTGGATCTGCCCCAGGAAGTGACGGAGTCTATCCTCAAGAGGCTTAGCGTCATCGAGATCCTGACCAGTGCGCAAAAGGTGTGCTTACTCTGGCGTAACATCTGCAGGGGCCCCTCCATGTGGCGCACCCTCTACATGGGCTACGTCCAGGACACATGGGACATGAAGGCCTACGACCTCAAAGATATGTGTCGTCACGCCGTCGATCTCAGTTGTGGCCAGTTGGTGGGGATCAAAGTCGGCAGCTTTTGCACCGACAATCTCCTAAAGTACATCACTGGGAg ttCAAGTGAGCTCAGATATCTTGGACTTTTAAGGTGCTGGAAAATTTCGGATAAGGGATTCAGTGAGGCAGCTGCAAATATTCCATTATTGGAGGAGCTTGAACTTTCATACTGTTCATGGACACACAATTTTCTTGAAGCTTTTGGCCGCAGTTGTCCCCATTTGAAATCACTCAAATTGAGAAGTGCGGTTTATAATTTGGGAGATGATCCTTTCAAAGGGTGTGATCTTTCGGCACTTGCTATTGCAGAGAACATGCCTGGATTAGTCGGCCTCCTCCTTGTTGGGAATAAGTTGACTAATGATGGTTTGCAGGCCATACTTGATGGTTGTCCTGACCTTCAATCACTGGAACTTTGGCGTTGTCGTCATGTTTCTCTGGAAGGGGATTTCGGAAGAAAATGTTCTGAACGGATAAAAAACTTGCAGTTTCACTATTTCAGTgaccaagaatttgagaaaatactgGAAGATAGTGGATATTATGATTACGACTATGACAACGACTATGAAAATTTTGGGCttgaatatatagatgattGA